One window from the genome of Pyrus communis chromosome 16, drPyrComm1.1, whole genome shotgun sequence encodes:
- the LOC137721129 gene encoding uncharacterized protein, protein MGDKKAETTKKNPQQPQQQQQQQQKQQISPSLNDQQPPPTAVNISGAAAAAGVPFNIPPPLFVPTGTPTTSSSSPFDQHQFEAAVNPKRPRFTSTTGQWKLLPSPSSQQKQPQVPILPSESTPSPNKKNTQLSQPHVSTIGAASSSDTASSSPPHSHLPSVSATSGQDTNTVAGDPQNPVHHHHQFRKGKYVSPVWKPNEMLWLARAWRIQYQGGYSDHGSGSPHTRGKTRGDKDMEVADFLQKHGINRDAKTAGTKWDNMLGEFRKVYEWERGSEREQVGKSYFRLSPYERKLHRLPASFDEEVFEELSQFMGSRTRTPQSRLGSVGDDSRSALVTTRSLPQPPSFKEDDFPLSGRVKQLMIMSGEGEPFYHGGRGTFLGFHHHDQSSIDFTTGLSSSSSKELRRIGKIRMTWEESVSLWAEEGEHHRGRVRLQGLSFLNADELTFFDDSMVACSMEAFEDGHLGGFSVDRFVSGQQVKVFGRRKPSSTTSAMPPWEFQDPTEYYVGCLRVPPPSLPNLLELQWYVQEPPPEELRFPLRKDVYRDLPQGKEIFFTTSTELLDCRAITYDILSPIVRTNPSLAAATATSRDSFITIWDDCINRIVSKFCSLEMVFIRKPNSSSPTEPLQDQWPNLTGFVRNFCLWRGEEAHNLKDVRDINPSSSIVEKLLWTYVDLPYILGYYAIGHVVTFCALSRVQDRIIRTDLGTVDLSSPSERLKALVPCHRIASLLPLLADRCFNPSTNCNGGSDNKLPYSDFERFDMGNGNAIEMTPTTVTRFYSNIRKATAVKEIYDFLGQRIPHAEYIHRSLEKDLALVFKPRGCKFKPTNCNQLVEALMYVTKALVALHDLSFMHRDICWEKVIRNERDNEWFVCGFEEAVGAPQIYPHKLVMAGDATARGRHAPEMERGLHGVKVDVWGVGNLVRSCGLTGVPKMLRELQNRCLDQNPEKRPTAADCYHHLLQLQSSLQSATAGGVLM, encoded by the exons ATGGGTGACAAAAAAGCAGAAACAACCAAGAAGAACCCACAACAAccccagcagcagcagcagcaacaacagaAGCAACAGATTTCACCTTCTCTCAATGACCAACAACCGCCGCCAACGGCTGTTAATATCAGTGGAGCAGCAGCTGCAGCTGGTGTCCCCTTCAATATTCCTCCTCCCTTGTTTGTCCCCACCGGTACTCCAACAACCTCGTCTTCATCACCCTTTGATCAGCATCAGTTTGAGGCAGCTGTGAATCCAAAGAGGCCAAGATTTACGAGTACAACCGGACAATGGAAACTTCTTCCTTCACCGTCTTCCCAACAGAAACAACCCCAAGTACCAATTCTGCCCTCAGAATCAACCCCatctccaaataaaaaaaatactcaatTATCCCAACCCCATGTCTCAACCATCGGAGCAGCTTCCTCCTCCGACACTGCCTCATCGTCGCCGCCGCACTCTCATCTGCCGTCTGTGTCAGCAACGTCAGGGCAGGACACAAACACAGTAGCAGGAGACCCTCAAAACCcggtccaccaccaccaccagttcagaaaaggaaagtacGTAAGCCCGGTTTGGAAACCAAACGAGATGCTATGGCTGGCGAGGGCGTGGAGGATTCAGTATCAAGGTGGGTATTCGGATCATGGGTCGGGCTC TCCTCACACCAGAGGCAAAACTAGAGGCGACAAGGACATGGAAGTCGCCGACTTCCTTCAGAAGCATGGCATCAACAGAGACGCGAAAACGGCGGGAACCAAGTGGGATAACATGCTGGGAGAGTTTAGAAAGGTTTATGAGTGGGAGAGAGGTTCTGAGAGAGAACAAGTCGGGAAGAGTTACTTCAGGCTTTCGCCGTACGAGAGAAAGCTACATAGGTTGCCTGCTTCTTTCGATGAGGAAGTTTTCGAGGAGCTTTCGCAGTTCATGGGGTCAAGGACGAGAACTCCTCAGAGCAGACTAGGGTCGGTTGGGGACGACAGCCGATCGGCTCTTGTTACGACTAGAAGTCTTCCCCAACCGCCTTCGTTCAAAGAAGACGACTTCCCTCTCTCAG GTAGGGTAAAGCAACTAATGATCATGAGCGGTGAAGGGGAACCGTTTTATCACGGAGGAAGAGggacttttctagggtttcatcACCATGATCAGTCTTCCATAGACTTTACAACTGGcctctcttcatcttcttccaagGAGCTTCGTCGAATCGGAAAGATTCGAATGACTTGGGAAGAATCGGTGAGTCTGTGGGCGGAAGAAGGGGAGCACCATAGAGGGAGAGTGAGGCTGCAAGGCTTGAGCTTCTTGAACGCCGACGAGCTCACTTTCTTTGATGATTCCATGGTTGCCTGCAGCATGGAAGCTTTTGAAGATGGCCATTTGGGAGGCTTCTCCGTTGACCGATTCGTATCGGGTCAACAAGTCAAAGTCTTTGGCAGAAGAAAGCCTTCCTCCACTACTTCCG CAATGCCTCCATGGGAATTTCAAGACCCAACGGAGTACTACGTGGGGTGTCTTCGAGTCCCACCGCCATCACTTCCTAACTTACTCGAGCTTCAATGGTACGTACAAGAGCCACCGCCGGAGGAACTCCGTTTCCCACTCCGAAAAGACGTGTACCGCGACTTACCACAAGGGAAAGAGATCTTCTTCACCACCTCAACAGAATTGCTAGACTGTAGAGCCATCACATACGATATTCTAAGCCCTATAGTCCGAACCAATCCAAGTCTAGCTGCTGCTACTGCCACAAGTAGAGACTCCTTCATTACCATTTGGGACGACTGCATCAACCGAATCGTCTCCAAATTTTGTTCACTTGAAATGGTCTTCATCCGCAAGCCTAACTCCTCATCACCGACTGAACCATTACAGGATCAATGGCCAAACCTGACAGGCTTTGTTCGAAATTTTTGTCTATGGAGAGGGGAAGAAGCCCATAATTTAAAAGATGTCCGCGACATTAATCCGTCAAGCTCAATAGTTGAGAAACTTCTGTGGACTTACGTGGATCTTCCTTACATATTAGGGTACTACGCAATCGGTCATGTTGTAACATTTTGTGCATTGAGTCGTGTTCAAGATCGAATAATTCGCACTGATTTGGGCACGGTTGACCTGTCATCGCCCTCGGAGAGACTCAAAGCCCTAGTCCCATGTCACAGAATTGCAAGCCTGTTGCCATTGCTAGCCGATCGATGCTTCAACCCCAGTACTAATTGCAATGGTGGCTCTGACAACAAGCTACCTTATAGCGATTTTGAGAGGTTCGACATGGGGAATGGAAATGCAATCGAAATGACGCCAACCACAGTGACTAGATTTTATAGTAACATTCGGAAGGCGACCGCGGTCAAAGAAATCTACGATTTTCTCGGCCAACGAATACCCCATGCAGAGTACATCCACAGATCCTTGGAGAAAGATTTGGCTTTGGTGTTTAAGCCCAGAGGGTGCAAGTTCAAGCCTACAAATTGCAACCAGCTCGTTGAGGCTCTCATGTACGTGACTAAAGCGCTTGTGGCTTTGCACGACTTGTCGTTTATGCATAGGGATATATGTTGGGAGAAAGTGATTAGGAATGAGAGGGACAACGAGTGGTTTGTCTGCGGCTTCGAAGAGGCGGTCGGGGCTCCGCAGATATACCCGCACAAGTTGGTGATGGCGGGAGATGCGACGGCGCGTGGGAGGCATGCGCCGGAAATGGAGAGAGGGTTGCATGGTGTGAAGGTGGACGTATGGGGAGTAGGGAATCTGGTGAGGAGTTGCGGGTTGACAGGTGTTCCGAAGATGCTGAGGGAGCTTCAAAACCGGTGTTTAGATCAGAACCCGGAGAAGAGGCCAACTGCAGCCGACTGCTACCACCACCTGCTGCAGCTGCAGTCGTCTCTGCAGTCAGCCACAGCTGGTGGAGTTTTGATGTGA